TCGAGCAGAAACTCGGCCTGCTCGGCGATCCGAAGGTCAGAGTCCTTTTTCGTCCGTTTGGGCATATAGTTGTAGAATACAACTATATGCCATCGGTGTCAACCGCGCCGAACCCAAGCGCTCACGAAGGCGCCCTCGGACTTCGTAGCTTGTCCTCCAGCCAGGGCGCCATCTTCTGAGCCAGGTCGTCGCGGTTGGCGTGGGTGACCTCACGGAGGATGACGCCCGGGCGCCGTTTGACCTCGGCGATCAGTCCGGAGCCGGAACGCGCGACCGTGGCGACGATCCAGAGGGAGGTATCAAACAGGCGGCGGACGGCTTCGACGAAGCTTCGGGACAGGCATTCCATCTTGCCGATCTCGTCGATGATATAGAGATCGACGTCGGGCAGCAGGCCAAGGGTCGTATCAGCCAGCCAATCGATCGCCGGCACGTCAACGCCGTACTTGCCGACTCCCGGCACCCCGCTCAAGTCGACGTGGGCGATGGTTGAGCGATCACCACCTAAGGTCACGGCGCGAAAGCCGACCCGTCGCCCGCGCTCCCGGATCTCCTCGGTGTAGAAGCCCGCCAGCCGGTGGGCCGCCAATCGCCGTGCCAGGTCGCGGACGACGGTGGTCTTGCCGACGCCGGGTCGGCCGGTGAGTAGAACGGAATGGGTCAGTCCGGAGCCGCCTTGTAATACACGCCCTGGATCAAGCCGCCCCTGCGATCGAGGGGACCGAGCGCGTTGCGGAAGTTCACCGGTAGATCCTAACTCTCCGTGGGGGGCCAGTCGGTGTAAACGCCAAAATGCAGGTGGGGAAGCCACCCCGGCCCCCGGCCGTCCTCACCAATAGACGCGACATCGAAGACGAAAACTCGCGGACAACGCGCGCCGCCGCTGCGCGTTTTCGCGCCGGAAATCGCGTACTGAAGTAGGGGAAGCGAAGTGCCACGCTCCTGCGAGCGCGGGGAATCGTGACCCATCGCGGCGAGGAGGAGTCTCCCCATGATCAAGCTGGACCGGGTAGTCAAGATCTACGACGGCAAGAGCCGGGTGGTTGCGCTCGACGAGGTTTCGTTCGCGGTCGGGCGAGGAGAGATGGTGGCGGTGATGGGGCAGTCCGGCTCCGGCAAGTCGACGCTGCTCAACCTGATCGGTGGACTCGATCGGCCGACCAGCGGTTCGGTATGTATCGACGGCGTTGCCCTGGGCGGTCTCGACGATGACGGGCTGACACGGGTGCGGCGCGAGAAGATCGGTTTCGTGTTCCAGTTCTTCAATCTGCTGCCGACGCTCTCGGCCTTCGACAACGTGGCGCTACCGCTGCGCCTGCGGCGGCGGCCGACACCCGAGGTCACCGCGCGCACTTCGGAGATGCTGGGGCTCGTCGGCCTCGAGCCGCGCGCTCGGCATCTTCCGGACGAGCTCTCCGGAGGCGAGTGTCAGCGGGTGGCGATCGCCCGCGCACTGGTCATGAAACCCAAGGTCGTGTTGGCCGACGAGCCCACCGGTAATCTCGATTCGAAGACCGGCGCAGAGATCCTGGACCTGCTGCGGCGCCTCAATCGAGAGCTGATCTCAACGCTGGTCATGGTGACCCACGATGCGACCGCCGCGGCGCACTGCCACCGGATTCTGCAACTGCGTGACGGCCGCTTGGAGAACGACGAGCGCCTGGGCGCAGCGGGCCAGGAGGTTGCGCACGGATGACGCTGTTTCTGCTCAAGGGCGTGAGCTGGCCCTACTTTCGCCGGCACTGGGTGATCAGCCTGCTGACTGCCGCGGGCGTGGCCATGGGCGTCGGCGTCTACATCGCCATCGAGCTCTCCTCGATGTCGCTCCGCGTCTCGATGCGCCAGACGGTGAATCGCATCGCCGGCAGCACCCAGCTCGAGGTGACGGCGGGAGAGGTCGGGGTGCCGGAAGATCGGCTCGAGCTCGTGCGCGCGGTCTCCGGCGTCGCCTCGGCCCAGCCCGTCGTCGAGGCCACCGTCCGGCCGGTCGAGCTGAGCGAGACCGCGCTGATGGTACTGGGGATCGACTTTCTCGGCGACCGCTCCGTTCGCGAGTGGGATTTCAGCGAACAGGATGTGTTGGATGATCCTCTGATCTTCTTGGCACAGCCCGATTCGATCTGCATCACGACCGAGTTTGCCGCGCGTCACGGTCTCGAGCTGGATCAGAAGATCGTCCTGGAGACCGGTCACGGTCTTCAGGCGTTTACTGTGCGCGGCATGGTCGAGGCCAGCGGACCGGCGACGGCGTTCGGCGGCAACATCGCGGTGATGGACCTCTACGCGGCGCAGTACATGTTCGCGCGCGGCACCCAGCTCGACAGGATCGACGTCGTTCTGGAAGAGGGGAACGAGCTCGGCGAAGTCAAGGCACGGCTCGCCGGGGCACTGGGCACGGGCTTCGACGTGGCGACCCCGGCCAGGCGCAGCGCCCAGATGGAGGCCTCGATCCAGAACTTCGGTGCCAACATGAGCTTGAGCTCGTGGCAGGCGACCTTCATTGCCGTCTTTTTGATCTTCAACGTGTTCGCCGTGGCGGCGGCGCGGAGACGCCGAGAGATCGGCATCCTGCGCTCCCTCGGGGTCACGCGTCGCCGGATCCGAGGGCTGTTTCTAGCCGAGGGGGCGATTATGGGCGGCCTGGGCACCCTGCTGGGCCTGGGTGCGGGCCTGCTACTGGCGGGCGGCGTGACGGCCTTCACCATCCAGCTGACGGAGATGGCCTACGGCCAGACCCACAGCGCCCCGGAACTGGTCATCGAACCGCGGGTCCTGGTCACCGGCTTTCTGCTGGGGATTCTCAGCGCCCTGGCGGCGGCCTATTTTCCAGCGTGCCGGGCGGCCCGGCTCGACCCGGTGGAGGCGCTGGCGGTGGGGCGCTTCCGCAGTGCCGGCACCGAGCATAGCCGAGGGCGCCTCTGGGCGGGGGTCAGCTGCGCCGCGCTGGCTGCCTTTGGTGTCTTTGCGCTGGCGC
This window of the bacterium genome carries:
- a CDS encoding ABC transporter ATP-binding protein — its product is MIKLDRVVKIYDGKSRVVALDEVSFAVGRGEMVAVMGQSGSGKSTLLNLIGGLDRPTSGSVCIDGVALGGLDDDGLTRVRREKIGFVFQFFNLLPTLSAFDNVALPLRLRRRPTPEVTARTSEMLGLVGLEPRARHLPDELSGGECQRVAIARALVMKPKVVLADEPTGNLDSKTGAEILDLLRRLNRELISTLVMVTHDATAAAHCHRILQLRDGRLENDERLGAAGQEVAHG
- a CDS encoding FtsX-like permease family protein, with the translated sequence MTLFLLKGVSWPYFRRHWVISLLTAAGVAMGVGVYIAIELSSMSLRVSMRQTVNRIAGSTQLEVTAGEVGVPEDRLELVRAVSGVASAQPVVEATVRPVELSETALMVLGIDFLGDRSVREWDFSEQDVLDDPLIFLAQPDSICITTEFAARHGLELDQKIVLETGHGLQAFTVRGMVEASGPATAFGGNIAVMDLYAAQYMFARGTQLDRIDVVLEEGNELGEVKARLAGALGTGFDVATPARRSAQMEASIQNFGANMSLSSWQATFIAVFLIFNVFAVAAARRRREIGILRSLGVTRRRIRGLFLAEGAIMGGLGTLLGLGAGLLLAGGVTAFTIQLTEMAYGQTHSAPELVIEPRVLVTGFLLGILSALAAAYFPACRAARLDPVEALAVGRFRSAGTEHSRGRLWAGVSCAALAAFGVFALAPRGLPGTIVTLGLINLAAVFLAPFLIGPIVRLMRPALGRVFGVEGRLAAESLIQAPQRTSATALALMLAVGYVINLGGMVSSYRNSYESWLDQVLNADFYIQASERFVSQSYRIPPEFADQVAAVPGVRWVEPYRAVRLDYQGKRPMMLSLPLELTHQRLESPIVKGDRREYLEKSERGEGIAVSDNFERLYGVGVGDTLTLPSPTGTVSLPVLAVVRDYSSDQGTIWLNRRLYVERWRDETIDILDVMLEPGVDKAAAASAIRQRLAGSTNRLFILTSANLRAVINRILDQFFGILYMQLAIALLVALLGVANTLVISVAERRRELGILKALGTERRQVVRLVVAEALGITAVGGLLGYVLGSYLIRFSGTALTANISGWTLTYAFPFGIAGSLIVLLTLVAVAAALYPARMALKVSPAEALVYE